In Armatimonadota bacterium, the following proteins share a genomic window:
- a CDS encoding SufE family protein, whose amino-acid sequence MPYPPAIQQFVDSIGLLDRPERIQALIDLGKSFKPPARPQPYPEDQRVPGCESEVFTWCTLQNGRLKIEVAVENPQGLSAMALAALLEEGLEGQPPSAADSLDDDLVYALFGRELSMGKAMGLANTVRQIRAQAAKLT is encoded by the coding sequence ATGCCTTACCCTCCGGCGATCCAACAATTCGTCGATTCCATTGGCTTGCTGGACCGGCCCGAACGAATCCAAGCCCTCATCGATCTCGGCAAATCGTTCAAACCACCCGCCCGTCCCCAACCCTATCCAGAAGACCAACGGGTCCCCGGGTGTGAATCTGAAGTCTTCACCTGGTGCACTCTGCAAAACGGCCGACTCAAAATCGAGGTTGCCGTCGAAAATCCCCAAGGCCTTTCCGCCATGGCCCTGGCTGCACTCTTGGAAGAAGGGCTTGAAGGACAGCCCCCCTCGGCCGCCGATTCGTTGGATGACGACCTGGTTTACGCCCTCTTTGGCCGGGAGCTGAGCATGGGCAAAGCGATGGGATTGGCCAACACGGTCCGCCAGATCCGGGCTCAAGCCGCAAAACTGACATAA
- the lnt gene encoding apolipoprotein N-acyltransferase, with translation MKTIAASWVPWLASAALLTLAFPPFNLWPLVFVALVPWLATLKHTSPKHAFWQGYGFGFVYFGYQMFWLIPFVGRWTGSLGLGLAPWFVCMFLAGWFYALCAWLMARGLSRGWAWAVPLAWAAIEAFRAYIPGLAFPWANISLPLAKFPALAQLGAFGTMFLVSAWVVVFNIGVAALWKKEGWDEGWKRHAQTALAVFFVGLGVSLVRYSFPSRGGEAKFTLGQPGVDMAFTTPDDEHRQLTAATAQILPEAERQGTRLLILPEGYAGEVYGSEPVTPLGPAPLIPVVMGAHRMLPESSYQTAFLWDGSKWSYADKTRLVVFGEYVPLREQLPFLKDFNIGAADISAAPELKTLRFHDMKIGQLICFEGVFPDLAASHCDNGAQVLVQMSIDDWYESTPAYEQLWMSSIWRSIESGLPLLRVGARGKSLATDSRGNLVADVPVGVRAAQEAMVMVPSGSDAFGGRMGFLGVFWLSAVAVGVWPRRKQAIS, from the coding sequence ATGAAGACGATTGCTGCTAGTTGGGTTCCCTGGCTGGCCAGTGCGGCACTCTTGACGCTGGCTTTTCCGCCTTTTAACCTGTGGCCCCTCGTTTTTGTCGCCTTGGTGCCGTGGCTTGCCACCTTGAAACACACGAGCCCCAAGCACGCTTTTTGGCAAGGCTACGGGTTTGGATTCGTCTACTTTGGCTATCAGATGTTTTGGCTAATCCCGTTTGTGGGCCGGTGGACGGGGAGCCTGGGGTTGGGGCTCGCCCCTTGGTTTGTGTGCATGTTTTTGGCGGGCTGGTTTTATGCCCTTTGTGCGTGGCTGATGGCGCGGGGCCTGTCCCGAGGATGGGCGTGGGCGGTGCCTTTGGCATGGGCGGCAATCGAGGCGTTCCGGGCATACATTCCGGGGTTGGCCTTCCCGTGGGCAAACATCTCGCTGCCGTTGGCGAAATTTCCGGCCCTTGCGCAACTCGGGGCTTTTGGAACGATGTTCTTGGTGAGCGCTTGGGTTGTGGTGTTCAACATCGGGGTGGCCGCCCTTTGGAAAAAGGAGGGTTGGGACGAAGGCTGGAAAAGGCATGCCCAAACGGCCCTGGCCGTGTTCTTTGTGGGATTGGGAGTATCGCTGGTGCGTTACTCCTTCCCATCGCGGGGGGGCGAGGCCAAGTTCACCTTGGGCCAGCCGGGTGTGGACATGGCTTTTACGACACCGGACGACGAGCACCGGCAACTGACGGCCGCCACCGCCCAAATTTTGCCAGAAGCCGAGCGGCAAGGTACTCGCCTTTTGATCTTGCCGGAAGGCTACGCGGGAGAGGTTTACGGATCGGAACCCGTGACGCCGCTCGGCCCCGCCCCGCTCATCCCCGTTGTGATGGGGGCTCACCGGATGTTGCCGGAATCCAGCTACCAGACGGCCTTTTTGTGGGACGGCTCAAAATGGAGCTATGCCGACAAAACGCGATTGGTGGTGTTTGGCGAATATGTGCCATTGCGCGAGCAGCTGCCGTTCCTCAAGGATTTCAATATTGGGGCTGCCGATATTTCTGCGGCACCAGAGCTGAAAACGCTCCGGTTCCACGACATGAAGATTGGTCAATTGATCTGTTTCGAGGGCGTTTTCCCCGACCTGGCGGCTTCGCATTGTGATAACGGCGCTCAAGTTTTGGTGCAAATGTCCATTGACGACTGGTATGAATCGACCCCGGCCTATGAGCAGTTGTGGATGAGCAGCATTTGGCGCTCAATAGAAAGCGGACTGCCGTTGCTCCGCGTGGGCGCCAGGGGGAAAAGCCTGGCAACGGATAGCCGGGGCAACTTGGTTGCCGATGTCCCGGTTGGGGTGCGGGCAGCCCAAGAAGCCATGGTTATGGTGCCCTCCGGGAGCGACGCTTTTGGGGGCCGCATGGGGTTCCTGGGTGTTTTTTGGCTGTCGGCGGTTGCCGTGGGCGTTTGGCCCCGTCGGAAACAAGCTATTTCTTAA
- a CDS encoding histidine phosphatase family protein: MRLYIVRHGQTTWNTQGIAQGHSDVDLDDVGRRQSLRLAAAFENQRVSKVYTSDLKRCVETAGPVAVRLGIDLEARGDLRERTFGELEGAHYTDIRTWFAAETRARGLGEHEIRPERGESMKDVWNRLGRFHRLIDRSRDNMMVVTHGGTGGLLMSRLIRGTVQTAKSFRLENASVTELIRRPDGYWQVLRLSDTRHLSGHEDDCC; this comes from the coding sequence ATGCGGCTGTATATCGTCCGCCACGGCCAAACGACGTGGAACACCCAAGGCATTGCGCAAGGGCATTCCGATGTCGATTTGGATGATGTCGGACGGCGTCAGTCCCTCCGGCTGGCGGCCGCATTTGAAAACCAACGTGTTTCCAAGGTCTACACGAGCGACCTGAAGCGGTGCGTCGAAACTGCCGGCCCGGTTGCTGTCCGTCTTGGCATCGATTTGGAAGCCCGCGGCGATTTGCGCGAACGGACTTTTGGGGAACTCGAAGGCGCGCACTATACGGACATCCGCACCTGGTTTGCCGCCGAAACCCGGGCCCGAGGGCTTGGGGAACATGAGATCCGCCCCGAACGCGGCGAGTCGATGAAAGACGTTTGGAACCGGTTGGGCCGGTTCCACCGGTTGATCGACCGGTCGCGTGACAACATGATGGTTGTGACCCACGGCGGGACTGGCGGGCTCTTGATGTCCCGGCTGATTCGCGGGACGGTTCAAACCGCCAAGAGTTTCCGGCTAGAAAACGCTTCGGTGACGGAACTCATCCGCCGGCCCGATGGTTATTGGCAGGTATTGCGGCTCAGCGACACCCGCCACCTTTCCGGCCATGAAGACGATTGCTGCTAG
- a CDS encoding family 10 glycosylhydrolase, with protein MFGAIAATALFHQTAAPQNIPTDSRFESTAPLNLPPVPIHQYLAKTGIAQSTARRLDLQARILWIDGTANLGRVNSQDKIAALCRRIAETGFNTIVFDIKPINGYTLYPSKISEQLTSWRDSQMEPGFDPLRHMVEEGHKNGLSVFVSMNAFSEGHSYGKRDFGKPGNQFFKPGWGYGHPELQSTCYVPVPTIGGIPVLKDLDPNGPEAILYSSDPSKAPDNAYYVTVDSGSVVRYAGHQKPDQLDGQALYSGVAERSIRALKALSVGNTIEFGCHPKFVPSGVDQNQIPLMMNPHSPEIQRRALSFVDEVAGEYDVDGLLYDDRLRYGGIDTDFSESTRALFEQSIHQKVVTWPEDIYTFRFSPSLTPRLVPGRLYDAWMAFRAQSLTNWVDQAGKHFRARRKGGVFGVYAGSWYGDYQKYGNNYASPDSNAGFPFLTSAYRKTGFANKIDLLVTGCYYPFGTVFEAVVNGSPPGRTVEAGGILTNRLVRDQSWAVAGIQAADFAKDPSRIEPALQAAAATTQGVMVFDLSHDFDTFQPIFARAFALRKKAPYQSPGLLTQVRNQRADFDRRGFKDPPFPFFEGAPGTGF; from the coding sequence ATGTTCGGCGCGATCGCGGCCACCGCACTGTTCCACCAAACAGCCGCACCCCAAAACATCCCCACCGACAGCCGGTTTGAATCCACAGCCCCGCTCAACCTTCCCCCAGTCCCCATCCACCAATACCTCGCCAAAACCGGGATTGCCCAATCAACTGCACGGCGCCTTGACCTGCAAGCCCGCATCCTTTGGATCGACGGCACTGCCAACCTGGGGCGGGTCAACAGCCAGGACAAGATTGCCGCACTTTGCCGCCGGATCGCAGAAACCGGATTCAACACCATCGTCTTTGATATCAAACCTATCAACGGGTACACGCTTTACCCCTCAAAAATCTCTGAGCAACTCACCAGTTGGCGGGACTCCCAAATGGAGCCCGGGTTCGACCCCCTCCGCCATATGGTGGAAGAAGGCCACAAGAACGGCCTTTCGGTTTTTGTCTCCATGAACGCGTTCAGCGAGGGGCATTCTTACGGAAAGCGTGACTTCGGCAAGCCGGGGAACCAATTCTTCAAACCCGGTTGGGGATATGGGCATCCGGAACTCCAATCCACCTGTTATGTCCCCGTGCCGACGATTGGAGGTATCCCGGTTCTAAAGGACTTGGATCCCAACGGCCCTGAAGCGATCCTCTACAGCTCCGACCCGTCCAAAGCCCCCGACAACGCCTATTACGTCACGGTCGATTCCGGATCGGTCGTCCGGTATGCCGGCCACCAGAAACCGGACCAATTGGACGGGCAGGCACTCTACTCCGGGGTTGCAGAAAGGTCTATCCGAGCCCTCAAAGCCCTCAGCGTCGGCAACACCATTGAATTTGGATGCCACCCCAAGTTTGTGCCAAGCGGTGTGGACCAGAACCAGATCCCCCTGATGATGAACCCGCACAGCCCGGAGATCCAGCGACGTGCCCTTTCGTTTGTGGATGAGGTGGCCGGGGAGTATGACGTCGATGGGCTGCTCTACGACGACCGTCTCCGATACGGCGGCATCGACACGGATTTCAGCGAGTCCACAAGAGCCCTGTTCGAACAATCCATCCACCAAAAGGTGGTAACTTGGCCGGAAGATATTTACACGTTCCGGTTCAGCCCCAGCCTTACGCCGAGACTCGTTCCCGGGCGGCTATACGATGCCTGGATGGCTTTCCGCGCCCAAAGCCTCACCAATTGGGTGGACCAGGCCGGCAAACACTTCCGCGCGCGCCGGAAAGGCGGGGTATTTGGTGTCTATGCTGGCTCTTGGTACGGCGATTACCAAAAATACGGCAACAACTATGCCAGCCCGGATTCCAATGCTGGGTTCCCATTCCTCACATCGGCCTACCGGAAGACTGGTTTCGCCAACAAAATCGACCTTTTGGTTACAGGGTGCTACTATCCGTTCGGCACAGTCTTTGAAGCAGTGGTGAACGGATCACCACCCGGTCGCACGGTCGAAGCTGGGGGAATCCTCACCAATCGGTTGGTACGAGACCAATCGTGGGCTGTCGCCGGAATCCAGGCCGCCGACTTCGCCAAGGATCCCTCGAGAATCGAGCCGGCACTCCAGGCGGCGGCCGCAACAACCCAAGGCGTGATGGTGTTCGACCTCTCCCATGATTTCGACACCTTCCAACCGATCTTTGCCCGTGCCTTCGCCCTGCGCAAAAAGGCCCCCTATCAATCCCCGGGATTGCTAACCCAAGTCCGGAACCAGCGGGCTGATTTCGACCGCCGCGGATTCAAAGACCCCCCCTTCCCATTCTTTGAAGGGGCCCCCGGAACCGGCTTTTGA
- a CDS encoding OsmC family protein, whose product MVKTASAVWNNGIKDGSGTISTQSGVLQNVPYGVATRFEGVNGANPEELVAAAHASCFSMALSLFLNNNGMNPVKIETTCEITLEKGDTGFSVTKSHLTTKVDMPGADPAKFQEVAAEAKANCPISKLLNAEISLDATLA is encoded by the coding sequence ATGGTCAAAACAGCCAGTGCAGTTTGGAACAACGGGATCAAGGACGGCAGCGGGACGATTTCAACCCAGTCGGGCGTGCTTCAAAACGTCCCCTATGGGGTCGCGACCCGGTTTGAAGGGGTCAACGGGGCAAATCCCGAAGAATTGGTGGCGGCGGCCCACGCCTCGTGCTTCAGCATGGCCCTCTCCCTCTTCCTCAACAACAACGGCATGAACCCGGTCAAGATTGAAACGACCTGTGAAATCACCCTTGAAAAGGGGGACACCGGTTTTTCCGTCACCAAGTCGCACCTCACGACCAAAGTGGATATGCCCGGAGCCGACCCGGCCAAGTTCCAAGAAGTCGCGGCGGAAGCCAAAGCTAACTGCCCGATTAGCAAACTCCTCAACGCCGAAATCAGCCTGGACGCAACACTCGCCTAA
- a CDS encoding serine/threonine protein kinase: protein MSQSPPDTLGKYQIIREIARSNDIVYEGYDPVMNRRVAVKELAVPGGATQQQKEDRIKRFMREAKAAGSLVHPNIVTVYDVAEQSGRYYLAMEFLDGQTLRKTIEEQGTLTADNAIEVAIEIAKALTFAHANGVVHRDVKPENIQILENGAIKLTDFGIARLTFEPNITMDGQVFGTPSYMSPEQINGKDIDARSDIFSLGIILYEMVSGKKPFTGDSVVTITYAIMNAQPDPIPGVSQPLWQVICKALDKTPHLRHANCESFIAELKAAQRALSAPPQIQAHIAPAQPSYGQLANNPVTPYGTPNPLYNAALAGMPAQAAPPPAQQYNYAGAAPQTPIYAPYQPGGTAQVPQYYGQPYGGASQAAPQIPVYYPPPPRRPSISISPEASANLARFFMAVLIIGGICGLLIFGLNTIAKSTQEMNGRKVASAGTGKTSPLPSEPQRVSPDSGQAKRAAPDATKPESPAQAPKETVNVSNQPTGNPETIMLDAETLVDEGAQTDIAQIRDEKWRNANEKFRDAGIISPNRKQEFEERARSKYIQISDYLARNNDRPAARAALYQAQAFSTTDLQLADIRNKLSQLGG, encoded by the coding sequence ATGAGCCAATCCCCGCCGGACACCCTGGGCAAATACCAGATCATCCGCGAGATCGCCCGGTCGAACGACATCGTTTACGAGGGCTACGATCCCGTGATGAACCGGCGCGTCGCCGTCAAAGAGCTGGCAGTTCCTGGCGGAGCGACCCAACAGCAAAAGGAAGACCGGATCAAGCGGTTCATGCGGGAGGCCAAAGCCGCCGGATCACTGGTTCACCCCAATATCGTCACGGTTTACGATGTGGCCGAACAATCTGGCCGCTACTACTTGGCCATGGAATTCCTTGATGGCCAAACCCTGCGCAAAACCATCGAGGAGCAGGGGACACTGACGGCCGATAACGCGATTGAAGTCGCCATCGAAATCGCCAAGGCCCTTACCTTTGCCCATGCCAACGGCGTGGTCCACCGCGACGTCAAGCCAGAGAACATCCAAATATTGGAAAACGGGGCGATCAAACTCACGGACTTTGGCATCGCCCGGCTGACGTTTGAACCCAACATCACCATGGATGGGCAAGTCTTTGGCACGCCCAGCTACATGTCGCCCGAACAAATCAATGGCAAAGACATCGATGCCCGGTCAGACATTTTCTCGCTCGGAATCATCCTCTATGAGATGGTCTCGGGGAAAAAGCCGTTCACCGGAGATAGCGTCGTCACGATCACCTATGCGATCATGAACGCGCAACCGGACCCGATCCCTGGTGTCAGCCAACCCCTTTGGCAAGTGATTTGCAAGGCACTGGACAAAACGCCTCACCTGAGGCACGCAAACTGCGAATCCTTTATCGCTGAACTCAAAGCAGCTCAGAGGGCCCTTTCGGCTCCGCCGCAAATCCAGGCCCACATCGCACCAGCGCAGCCATCATATGGCCAGTTGGCCAACAACCCGGTCACTCCATACGGGACGCCCAACCCGCTCTACAACGCTGCCCTTGCCGGCATGCCGGCCCAAGCCGCGCCCCCGCCGGCTCAACAATACAATTACGCCGGGGCGGCCCCCCAAACACCCATCTATGCGCCTTATCAGCCCGGAGGGACGGCCCAGGTGCCCCAATACTATGGCCAACCTTATGGTGGAGCGAGTCAGGCAGCGCCGCAGATCCCGGTCTACTATCCACCACCGCCGCGCCGTCCTTCCATTTCGATTTCGCCGGAAGCAAGTGCCAATTTGGCCCGGTTCTTTATGGCCGTGCTCATCATCGGCGGCATTTGCGGATTGCTCATCTTTGGGCTCAACACCATTGCCAAGTCGACTCAAGAAATGAACGGCCGAAAAGTCGCATCGGCCGGAACTGGCAAAACATCCCCCCTGCCCTCGGAGCCTCAACGTGTTTCGCCCGACTCGGGCCAGGCAAAACGAGCTGCACCAGACGCCACTAAGCCAGAATCCCCCGCCCAAGCACCCAAAGAAACCGTGAACGTCTCCAACCAACCCACCGGCAATCCTGAAACGATCATGCTCGACGCCGAAACCCTTGTGGATGAAGGCGCGCAAACCGACATTGCCCAAATCCGGGATGAAAAGTGGCGGAATGCCAACGAGAAATTCCGCGATGCCGGAATCATCTCACCCAATCGCAAGCAGGAATTCGAAGAGCGGGCACGGTCGAAATACATTCAAATCAGCGACTATCTCGCCCGGAACAACGATCGGCCCGCCGCCCGCGCGGCCCTTTATCAGGCCCAAGCCTTCAGTACCACCGACCTGCAACTTGCCGACATCAGGAACAAACTCAGCCAACTGGGTGGTTGA
- a CDS encoding alpha-L-fucosidase, with protein MALTAQTAFGPVPSKRQLAWHALHYYAFVHFGPNTFTDKEWGTGLEDPKVFAPTDLDTDQWCQVFKEAGMSMVILTAKHHDGFCLWPSKFSTHTVREAGQPDVLKLLSASCKKYGLKLGVYLSPWDRNHPKYGTPEYNGVFIHMLEEVLGGAFGEISEVWFDGANGEGPNGKKQVYDFAKFNQTVRKLQPNAVIFSDAGPDIRWVGNESGIAGETNWCTIDRDRYVPGTPLFAELTEGKMGGKDWVPAECDVSIRKGWFWRASEDSTVKSPETLFDIWLKSVGRGANLLLNVPPDRRGRIADVDIQALNGFRDLRQGFQSRQIMQARNVAPLELEFKPQTVSAVTIEEAIARGQGVATWILSARVNGEYKEVARGTTVGAQRIVQFTPVVADRVLLQITGKQGRSPDVKMAAYRAE; from the coding sequence ATGGCATTAACCGCTCAAACGGCTTTTGGCCCGGTACCCAGCAAGCGGCAACTGGCGTGGCATGCCCTGCACTACTACGCCTTTGTCCACTTTGGCCCCAACACATTTACGGACAAAGAGTGGGGCACGGGGCTGGAAGACCCCAAGGTGTTTGCCCCAACGGATTTGGATACCGACCAGTGGTGCCAGGTCTTTAAGGAGGCGGGCATGTCGATGGTGATTTTGACCGCCAAACACCATGATGGATTTTGCCTGTGGCCCAGCAAGTTTTCGACGCACACGGTGCGAGAAGCTGGTCAACCCGATGTGCTTAAGTTGCTTTCGGCGAGTTGCAAAAAATACGGTTTGAAGCTTGGGGTTTATCTTTCCCCATGGGATCGCAACCATCCCAAATATGGGACACCTGAATACAACGGCGTGTTCATCCATATGTTGGAAGAAGTGTTGGGGGGCGCCTTTGGGGAAATCAGCGAAGTGTGGTTCGACGGTGCTAACGGTGAGGGCCCTAACGGAAAGAAACAGGTTTACGATTTCGCGAAGTTCAACCAAACAGTGAGGAAATTACAGCCGAATGCGGTGATTTTCTCCGATGCGGGTCCAGATATCCGCTGGGTTGGGAACGAATCCGGCATTGCCGGAGAAACCAATTGGTGTACGATCGACCGCGACCGTTATGTGCCTGGCACACCGCTTTTTGCAGAGCTGACTGAAGGAAAGATGGGTGGTAAGGATTGGGTTCCGGCCGAATGCGATGTTTCAATCCGCAAAGGGTGGTTTTGGCGGGCAAGTGAGGATTCAACTGTGAAATCCCCAGAAACCTTGTTCGACATTTGGTTGAAATCTGTGGGCCGGGGAGCCAACCTTTTGCTCAATGTGCCGCCAGACCGCCGGGGTCGCATAGCAGATGTGGACATCCAGGCTTTGAATGGGTTCAGAGACTTGCGCCAGGGTTTCCAAAGTCGGCAAATCATGCAAGCCCGGAACGTTGCTCCCCTGGAGCTTGAGTTCAAGCCACAAACGGTATCGGCAGTCACGATCGAGGAAGCCATCGCCCGCGGCCAAGGTGTCGCAACGTGGATCCTGTCGGCCCGCGTTAACGGCGAATACAAAGAGGTTGCCCGGGGGACGACGGTGGGGGCACAACGGATTGTGCAGTTCACACCGGTGGTGGCCGACCGCGTGTTGTTGCAAATTACCGGTAAACAGGGTCGATCGCCGGATGTCAAAATGGCAGCGTACCGGGCCGAGTAA
- a CDS encoding dipeptide epimerase: MEIERIRLFPYSIRRESPFRIATMVSQSVDGVFVSVESGGLTGWGEAMPFHAINGETQGTCLEALKFLAPHITGRKLGGPGTEANRLKSLLPTQTTALCALDMAMHDLAAQALGIPLWQLLGGEPRRLPTDLTIGIVDPDTARSKAEAIASAGFRAVKVKLGDGLESDIGRVAAVREGAPESAIRVDANQAYDRETALELLSEIAELGIEFCEQPVRRGDWAGLKWLHDHAPVPVMADESCFSAEDAFSLLRDGCCNLVNVKLCKTAGIAGALEVASVVRNGFGRCMVGGMAETRLGVTASAHVGCSDPAFTFFDLDAHVGHAEDPIDGGIRIEEGEVVLPNGAGLGARPKDGFLSTLNPTEAR, translated from the coding sequence ATGGAAATCGAGCGCATCCGCCTGTTCCCGTATTCGATCCGACGGGAATCTCCTTTCCGGATTGCAACCATGGTCTCGCAGAGCGTGGATGGCGTTTTCGTCTCGGTGGAGTCGGGTGGGCTGACCGGCTGGGGCGAGGCGATGCCGTTCCACGCGATCAACGGCGAAACCCAAGGGACTTGCCTTGAGGCCCTGAAATTCTTAGCCCCCCACATAACCGGTCGGAAACTAGGGGGCCCCGGTACCGAAGCAAATCGGCTGAAGTCGCTTTTGCCCACGCAGACGACGGCTCTCTGCGCCCTCGACATGGCAATGCACGATTTGGCAGCGCAAGCGTTAGGGATTCCGCTCTGGCAATTACTCGGCGGTGAACCGCGCCGTTTGCCAACCGACTTGACGATTGGCATCGTTGATCCCGATACGGCACGGTCAAAGGCCGAAGCAATCGCCTCAGCGGGATTCCGGGCGGTCAAGGTGAAACTGGGCGACGGCCTTGAAAGCGACATTGGGCGTGTAGCGGCGGTTCGCGAGGGTGCTCCTGAATCGGCGATCCGGGTCGATGCCAACCAAGCCTACGACCGGGAGACGGCTTTGGAACTTTTGAGCGAGATTGCCGAGTTGGGCATCGAGTTTTGTGAGCAGCCGGTCCGACGTGGGGATTGGGCAGGGCTGAAATGGCTCCACGACCATGCCCCGGTGCCCGTCATGGCGGACGAGAGTTGTTTTTCGGCCGAGGATGCGTTCAGCCTACTGCGGGACGGTTGCTGCAATTTGGTGAACGTCAAGCTTTGCAAGACGGCCGGCATTGCTGGTGCGCTGGAAGTCGCGTCGGTTGTGCGCAACGGGTTTGGGCGGTGCATGGTTGGTGGAATGGCGGAAACGCGACTCGGTGTGACCGCATCAGCGCATGTCGGGTGTAGCGACCCTGCGTTCACGTTTTTCGATCTGGATGCGCATGTGGGCCACGCCGAGGATCCGATCGACGGTGGGATCAGGATCGAGGAGGGTGAGGTTGTTTTGCCAAATGGGGCGGGCCTGGGGGCCCGTCCAAAGGACGGCTTTTTATCCACGCTGAACCCGACCGAAGCCCGCTGA
- a CDS encoding AAA family ATPase, translating to MDAKREIEVLIRAKYPILWVTSWEERRVEEAIKEIAQKLNRQLHTWSVTQGMVPTVRRASGPVKATTLPGELEALAQIHESAEFTVFLLKDFHPYMKDTRVVRLLRDLAARLRGKAQTLILLSPQLALPTELEKDVTVLEYPLPGRDEISSQLDEVTQAMADTPNVDTALSPELRETIVRSAQGLTTDEIESALARALVEDRRLTVDKIIEEKKQIVRKTGMLEFYPSSNSMDDIGGHDLLKDWLLKRSKSFTDAARDFGIPYPKGILIIGVQGCGKSLVAKAVSSAYNLPMLKMDVGRIFGSLVGQSEQNMRRAISIAESLSPCVLWIDELEKGFAGMNGGVSDSGTTARVFSTFLTWMQEKTKPVFLIATGNNVAQLPPELMRKGRFDEIFFVDLPDTKEREEIFRIHLAKRKRDPKKFKVGELASITDGFSGAEIEQLVVGALNAAFFADREVTFKDIKFEADNQVPLSRMMSEDIAELREWARMRARPSAKYGEG from the coding sequence GTGGATGCAAAGCGCGAGATCGAAGTGCTTATTCGGGCCAAGTACCCGATTCTTTGGGTGACGAGTTGGGAGGAGCGCCGGGTTGAAGAGGCGATCAAAGAGATTGCGCAAAAGTTGAACCGCCAGCTGCACACATGGAGCGTGACCCAGGGCATGGTTCCCACGGTGCGGCGGGCCAGCGGCCCGGTCAAGGCGACAACCTTGCCCGGTGAGCTGGAGGCATTGGCCCAAATCCACGAAAGCGCCGAGTTCACGGTGTTTTTGCTGAAAGATTTCCACCCTTACATGAAAGATACGCGGGTGGTGCGGCTCCTCCGCGATTTGGCGGCCCGGCTCCGGGGCAAGGCTCAGACGTTGATTCTGCTGAGTCCCCAACTCGCCTTGCCAACCGAGTTGGAAAAAGATGTGACCGTTTTGGAATACCCTCTCCCCGGCCGCGACGAAATCAGCAGCCAGCTGGACGAAGTCACCCAGGCGATGGCCGACACTCCGAATGTTGATACCGCGTTGAGTCCAGAATTGAGGGAGACCATCGTGCGGAGCGCCCAAGGATTGACCACGGACGAGATTGAAAGCGCCTTGGCGCGGGCCCTGGTGGAAGACCGCCGGCTCACCGTCGACAAGATCATCGAAGAGAAAAAGCAGATCGTCCGCAAAACGGGGATGCTTGAGTTCTATCCCAGCTCCAACTCGATGGACGACATCGGCGGGCACGACTTGCTGAAGGATTGGCTGCTCAAGCGGAGCAAGAGTTTCACCGATGCGGCCCGGGATTTTGGCATCCCGTATCCCAAAGGGATTTTGATCATTGGGGTTCAGGGGTGCGGGAAGTCGCTGGTCGCCAAAGCGGTCAGCAGCGCCTACAACCTGCCCATGCTCAAGATGGATGTCGGGCGGATTTTTGGCAGCTTGGTCGGCCAAAGCGAACAGAACATGCGGCGCGCCATATCGATTGCGGAAAGCCTTTCCCCTTGCGTCCTGTGGATTGACGAGTTGGAAAAAGGGTTTGCCGGGATGAACGGCGGGGTCAGCGATAGCGGGACAACGGCCCGGGTTTTCAGCACATTCCTCACGTGGATGCAGGAAAAGACCAAGCCGGTATTCCTGATCGCGACGGGGAACAACGTGGCCCAGCTCCCGCCGGAATTGATGCGGAAGGGCCGGTTCGACGAGATCTTTTTTGTGGATTTGCCGGACACGAAAGAGCGGGAGGAGATCTTCCGGATCCACCTGGCCAAGCGCAAGCGCGACCCCAAAAAGTTCAAGGTTGGCGAGTTGGCATCCATCACTGATGGGTTCAGCGGGGCAGAAATCGAGCAGTTGGTCGTCGGCGCGCTGAATGCGGCATTCTTTGCCGACCGGGAGGTCACCTTTAAGGACATCAAGTTCGAAGCGGATAACCAGGTTCCGTTGAGTCGGATGATGAGCGAGGACATCGCGGAACTGCGCGAGTGGGCCAGGATGCGGGCGCGCCCCAGCGCCAAATATGGGGAAGGTTGA